Proteins encoded by one window of Aspergillus chevalieri M1 DNA, chromosome 6, nearly complete sequence:
- the aspf1 gene encoding major allergen and cytotoxin AspF1 (COG:S;~EggNog:ENOG410PYKD;~InterPro:IPR000026,IPR016191,IPR004025;~SECRETED:SignalP(1-20);~go_function: GO:0003723 - RNA binding [Evidence IEA];~go_function: GO:0004521 - endoribonuclease activity [Evidence IEA];~go_function: GO:0004540 - ribonuclease activity [Evidence IEA];~go_process: GO:0017148 - negative regulation of translation [Evidence IEA]): MVLFKNSFVVLALAATSALASPLVERETTWKCKNSGKVLSYKQTSAESNLHHAPLSDGKTGSSYPHWFTNGYDKKGDGSLKEGLKNPLVKFGNGECDKPPSHSSNGSGKGDHYLLEFPVFPDGHEYKYNSKKPKEDPGPARAIYTYPNKVFCGIVAHTQGNKGDLVLCDK, from the exons ATGGTCCTCTTCAAGAACAGTTTTGTTGTACTCGCTCTTGCGGCCACATCTGCTCTAGCCTCCCCATTGGTTGAGCGTGAAACA ACCTGGAAGTGCAAGAACAGCGGAAAGGTCCTGAGTTATAAACAGACTAGTGCAGAGAGCAATCTTCACCATGCACCTCTCTCTGACGGCAAAACCGGCAGCAGTTACCCCCACTGGTTCACAAATGGTTACGACAAGAAGGGCGATGGTTCTCTGAAAGAAGGTCTTAAAAACCCCCTAGTCAAGTTTGGCAATGGGGAGTGTGACAAGCCCCCGAGCCACAGCAGCAACGGCTCTGGCAAAGGCGACCATTACCTGCTGGAGTTTCCGGTTTTCCCTGACGGCCACGAGTACAAATACAACTCTAAGAAACCAAAGGAGGATCCGGGCCCTGCTCGGGCCATTTACACATACCCTAACAAGGTCTTTTGTGGTATTGTTGCCCATACTCAAGGCAACAAGGGTGACCTTGTCCTTTGCGATAAATAG
- a CDS encoding DUF3632 domain-containing protein (COG:S;~EggNog:ENOG410Q1D6;~InterPro:IPR022085;~PFAM:PF12311), whose translation MALSLYLDDDDPWIIEQQIFDILNDYLQPKSNITAAAAAQSIDNLFPVNRQDDEEKEDPGSFLWHLWGRFHRTAQQIPHAHPAQDKLAALIKCLRSFPSRTPVVYLSSWDAEYKLWEDLPLLGPTFQEEWDVIGLTDQEECQRNRNLNAYAARIFRDGSANLELFAIRALAAALEGRAVYRHAHTTAPQIEASFTPGLELDSLVSIAADWVAHCGEILLALSRKGVSSSGDHGGPLREKEQGFSLERWGLWKERFAEISRTAHINEETKRLAQGTRRLMDELEKSC comes from the exons ATGGCTCTTTCACTTTAcctcgatgatgatgatccCTGGATCATTGAGCAGCAAATCTTCGACATTCTGAATGATTATCTCCAACCAAAGAGCAATAtcacggcggcggcggcagctCAATCAATCGATAATCTCTTCCCTGTAAATCGACAGGAcgacgaagaaaaagaagacccAGGAAGTTTCCTTTGGCATCTCTGGGGTCGATTCCACAGGACCGCTCAACAAATTCCCCACGCACATCCGGCCCAGGACAAATTGGCAGCTCTTATCAAATGCCTTCGCTCATTCCCATCCCGTACCCCAGTGGTCTATTTGTCATCTTGGGATGCTGAATATAAACTATGGGAAGATTTACCATTGTTGGGGCCGACTTTTCAGGAAGAATGGGATG TTATTGGATTGACCGACCAGGAAGAATGTCAACGTAACCGCAACCTCAATGCATATGCTGCCCGTATATTCCgagatggctcagcaaaTTTAGAGCTCTTTGCCATTCGAGCACTTGCTGCTGCCCTAGAGGGTAGGGCAGTCTACCGTCATGCCCATACAACTGCCCCTCAAATTGAGGCATCATTCACGCCTGGACTGGAGCTCGACTCCCTGGTCAGCATTGCAGCTGACTGGGTCGCGCATTGTGGTGAGATACTGCTAGCTTTGAGTAGGAAGGGTGTATCTTCTTCAGGGGATCATGGTGGTCCATTGCGGGAAAAAGAACAGGGCTTCTCCTTGGAGCGCTGGGGATTGTGGAAAGAGCGGTTCGCTGAAATCAGTCGAACTGCTCACATCAACGAGGAGACCAAGAGACTGGCGCAGGGCACGAGACGACTCATGGATGAGCTGGAAAAAAGCTGTTGA